CATTAACTGTTCAGCTTTTAGGTAGTGCATCCAGCATCGTTCAATTTCCATATCCACATCCTCGATTTATAATATTTTAAAATGTTAATGATATTTATTATCAATTGCAAATTAAAATCATTCATGTGTTAGGTTTGGTGAATTAAATAGCTTGTTATTCGTTAAATTGCATTAAATTGTGTGTTATTTGTTCGGTTGAACAGCGATGTAGCGTAAGTCACTAAATTTATAGGCAATTACATCTACACTGAATTTATCTACACCCAAGAAATAAAGGACTAAGGAGGCGGCGATGGCGATTCAAAGACTCAATACAGAACAACTGTATCAGGTAGCAGAACTCGAAAAGTTACCATGCAAGTCGACCAAAGAACTGGCTCCAATTGACGAAATCGTCGGGCAAGAACGTGCGCAAAAAGCCGTTGAGTTCGCGATGTCAATTAAGGAAAAGGGTTACAACATTTATGCGATAGGACGCAATGGTCTGGGTAAGCGCACCATGATCTTGCGTTATCTCAACCGACACCCTCATGAAGTTGAGGAGCTTTTTGACTGGTGTTACATCGCGAATTTCGAGGATATCCGTACACCTAAGGTACTGAAACTTCCGCGTGGCGTGGGCAGCAGCTTAAAGCAAGATATTGAAAAGCTGATGCGCAAACTCATCAAAGCGATGCCACTCGCGTTCGACAATGAGATGTACTTCAGCCGTGCTGATCGACTAAAGAACCAGTTAGCAGCCAAGCAACAAGCTGCGCTAGAGGCGATCAGCCAAGAAGCGAAAAAGAACGGTGTGAATCTGACGATCACCACTCAAGGTGATTACCAATTCGTAGCAATGAACGGCGATGAGCTTCATACCGAAGAGAGCTTTGATCTGCTGTCACCGGAAGAGCAAGACCAGTTCGATAAAACCATCGATGCGCTGGAAGTTGGGTTGCGAACGGTTTCTCGTGAACTGACGGAACTTGAAGAGACGTATACCGAGAAAATTCAAAAGCTGAATGATGACACGGCGCGAGATGTGATCACGCACTTCATCAAGCAATTGAAGAAGGATTACAGCGAATATCCAGACATTAAAAAGTACCTAACCGCACTGCGTAAAGACATTGTCGATAACGCTGATATTTTCTTAGAAGAGAGTACTGAGCAGGCTGAAGTCGCGACGGCTTCTTTGGACAAGAAAATGCCGCGTCGCTACAAAGTGAACGTGATAGTAAGCCAGAAGGAAGACACTCTCCCGATTGTGGTCGAGGAGAATCCGAACTATCACTCGCTGTTTGGTTATGTAGAAACGGCAACCTTTAAAGGCACAGTATTTACTGATTTCTCGTTGATTCGCGCAGGTAGCTTACACCGAGCGAACGGCGGTGTGCTGTTGATAGATGCGGTCAAAGTGCTAGAACAACCTTACGTATGGGAAGGCTTGAAACGTGCGCTGCGTTCTCGTCAGTTAAGCTTCACTTCATTAGAGAAAGAGGTGACGTTAACTGGAGCGGTATCGCTCGACCCAGAACCTATTCCTCTGGACGTTAAGATCATCTTGTTTGGTGATTACCGCACATACCAGCTACTGCAACATTACGATGCGGAGTTTGGTGAACTGTTCCGTGTGACGGCCGACTTTGAAGATGAGATGAAGCGTACTGCTGACTCTGAAATGCATTATGCGCGCTTTATTTCGAGCATCGTCCACGACAACAATATGCTTCACTGTGACCGCAAGGCGATTGCTCGCATTATTGAGCACAGTTCTCGTCAGGCGGGTGACCAAGGTAAGCTGTCCCTGCACTCAGCACACATTGCTAATCTGCTTCGTGAATCCAACTACGTGGCGAGGGGTTCGAAGTCGAATCTGATTCGTGCATCGCACGTCGACCAAGCGCTATCGAACCAACAGATGCGTGTTGGACGACTACAAGACAGCGTAATGGAGACCTTCACCAACGGCACAACACTGATTCATGTCGATGGTGAAGCAGTAGGACAGGTCAATGCGCTGTCGGTATTAAGCACAACGGATCACATGTTTGGTGCGCCAAACCGAATCACGGCGACCACCGCTTATGGTGATGGTGAAGTGATTGATATTGAAAGAAACGTAGACCTTGGTGGCAGCATTCACTCGAAAGGGGTGATGATCTTGTCGGCATATCTCTCTTCTGTGTTTGGTAAGACGGCCAAAGTCCCGCTTACGACTAACATCACTTTCGAGCAGTCTTATGGTGGCGTTGATGGCGATAGTGCGAGTATGGCGGAGTTCTGTGCCGTTGTATCTGCATTCTCTAAGCAACCAAACCGTCAAGACATTGCGATTACTGGCTCGATGAACCAGTTCGGTGAGTCTCAGCCAATTGGTGGTGTGAACGAGAAGATTGAAGGTTTCTTTGACGTATGTGAAATCAAAGGTCGTTCTAATGAGCAAGGGGTTATCATCCCGCGCTCAAATGTTCATAACCTGATGCTGCGTAGCGATATTGTGAAAGCGGTGGAAAAGGGCGAGTTCAATATCTGGGCGATTGATCATGTGACAGAGGCGATTGAGCTATTCACAGGCAAACCGGCAGGTGAAGCGAGTGATGAGGGCAGTTACCCTATCGATACTATCTTTGGTATCGCGCAAGCTAAGCTTAATGCCTTACGTAAATAGTGGAAGCAGGTAGGTGAGAGCAGGAAAAAGCTCTAAACCTATTATCGTTTTGAAACAAAACAGCCATCGACATTATCGATGGCTGTTTTTTATTTGGGGCCTTTTGCTTCGTTTCTATCGAGAGCGTTTAAGCATTACGCAAACGAAGTTTGGTGCCGTCGAACTTCAGCTTACTGAGCAGGTTCTTGGCATTGGCTTTACCGATATCATCAAACTCGACACCATAACGCGCGTAGTGCGTTGATCTTTGCAGATTACACACAATCCCTCGAAGTGGCGGAATCAGCGGACCATTGTAGTTCTCAGGCGTAATTTCGATAGAGACTCGGTCGGCAACCTGAATTGGACGAGAGGTTGGTGATGTAACAAAGCGACAACCACTCTTTGAGAGGTCTCGAATCTCGCAGTTCATGCGTTGATCATCAAAGATCACTCGAGAGCTTAGGTTTACTTCATAGCGCGTTTCTTTACGCAGTTGCGTCACTTGCATGGTACTTGGCGTGGAAAGCACGATGATAGGAAAGGGTTCGCCAACGGTGTGGTGAATCTGAGACCTAAAGTGGATCAGAGCACCTTCGCCTCGCAAAGAGTAGGCACGAGCCGTCATCCAAAAACCTTCTTGAAAGAAAAAGCGTAGGTCATCACTGGAGATCTCCGGTACCTCAATCAGGATACAGTTATCACTGTGAGTGCCGATAAATTTGGTGGTAGCGAGAAACTTGGTACCAACAGGTGTCGAGACATTTAACGTCAGCTCACTGCCATGCTCAATCATAGCCAGCGCATCGGTACTATTAATGGTGGTGACGGTTCGATTTCGAGGATCTTGCAGTGCCTGATTATGCTCCAAAGGCTTCTTCAGTGGTGCGTTCATTATAGGTTCTCCATGTGCCAACATGCGTCTGTTAGATATTGATAACTTGCTAACAAGGGGTTATTACGTGCTAGATTTAGTAGGCGTACTAACGCAATTTATAGAGTGCTTCTTATTGGTTTGAATTTTATTTATAACCACACGCTATAATAATATTTTCTTTGTTTGTAAGTACTTAGTTTTATTTATATGCACTTGCGTTAGTCTATTACAAGGAATTCATACTTCAAACTTTAATTGTTTGTCGTATCCATTATTTGCAGGAGTTGAGAATGCAGGCAGTTAGATGGGGTCAAGATGCGAACCAGATCACGGTTGAATTGGAACCAGATCAATTTGCGGTTGTTAAGTATAAAAAGGATGGCGAGGTACTGCATATCACCTCCACTCGAATCCCTGATGAACTGCAAGGTAAGGGCTTTGGTAAGGTGATGATGGAGTCGGTACTCCCTGAAATTGAGCGAGCGGGTTACACCATTATCCCGGTATGCAGTTATGTTGTTCACTACATGAATAGACAGCCACAATGGTCACACCTTTTAGCTGACAAGGCGTAGCAACGAGTTATATGTCTCAATCAATATTTCCAAAACACTCTATCGAATCCGAT
The window above is part of the Vibrio chagasii genome. Proteins encoded here:
- a CDS encoding AAA family ATPase — translated: MAIQRLNTEQLYQVAELEKLPCKSTKELAPIDEIVGQERAQKAVEFAMSIKEKGYNIYAIGRNGLGKRTMILRYLNRHPHEVEELFDWCYIANFEDIRTPKVLKLPRGVGSSLKQDIEKLMRKLIKAMPLAFDNEMYFSRADRLKNQLAAKQQAALEAISQEAKKNGVNLTITTQGDYQFVAMNGDELHTEESFDLLSPEEQDQFDKTIDALEVGLRTVSRELTELEETYTEKIQKLNDDTARDVITHFIKQLKKDYSEYPDIKKYLTALRKDIVDNADIFLEESTEQAEVATASLDKKMPRRYKVNVIVSQKEDTLPIVVEENPNYHSLFGYVETATFKGTVFTDFSLIRAGSLHRANGGVLLIDAVKVLEQPYVWEGLKRALRSRQLSFTSLEKEVTLTGAVSLDPEPIPLDVKIILFGDYRTYQLLQHYDAEFGELFRVTADFEDEMKRTADSEMHYARFISSIVHDNNMLHCDRKAIARIIEHSSRQAGDQGKLSLHSAHIANLLRESNYVARGSKSNLIRASHVDQALSNQQMRVGRLQDSVMETFTNGTTLIHVDGEAVGQVNALSVLSTTDHMFGAPNRITATTAYGDGEVIDIERNVDLGGSIHSKGVMILSAYLSSVFGKTAKVPLTTNITFEQSYGGVDGDSASMAEFCAVVSAFSKQPNRQDIAITGSMNQFGESQPIGGVNEKIEGFFDVCEIKGRSNEQGVIIPRSNVHNLMLRSDIVKAVEKGEFNIWAIDHVTEAIELFTGKPAGEASDEGSYPIDTIFGIAQAKLNALRK
- a CDS encoding flagellar brake protein — its product is MNAPLKKPLEHNQALQDPRNRTVTTINSTDALAMIEHGSELTLNVSTPVGTKFLATTKFIGTHSDNCILIEVPEISSDDLRFFFQEGFWMTARAYSLRGEGALIHFRSQIHHTVGEPFPIIVLSTPSTMQVTQLRKETRYEVNLSSRVIFDDQRMNCEIRDLSKSGCRFVTSPTSRPIQVADRVSIEITPENYNGPLIPPLRGIVCNLQRSTHYARYGVEFDDIGKANAKNLLSKLKFDGTKLRLRNA
- a CDS encoding N-acetyltransferase, whose product is MQAVRWGQDANQITVELEPDQFAVVKYKKDGEVLHITSTRIPDELQGKGFGKVMMESVLPEIERAGYTIIPVCSYVVHYMNRQPQWSHLLADKA